In Flavobacterium sp. N1736, the following are encoded in one genomic region:
- the yajC gene encoding preprotein translocase subunit YajC: MGQLTQFAPFLLMFVVIYFFMIRPQQKRAKNEKEFESTLKIGDKIITKSGFHGKVVELAETSAVIETMSGKLKIERSAISMEMSAALNKKA; this comes from the coding sequence ATGGGACAATTAACGCAATTTGCGCCATTTCTATTAATGTTTGTAGTGATCTATTTCTTTATGATCAGACCACAACAAAAAAGAGCAAAAAACGAAAAAGAATTTGAAAGCACCCTAAAAATAGGTGACAAAATAATTACTAAAAGTGGTTTTCACGGTAAAGTGGTTGAGCTTGCAGAAACAAGTGCAGTTATCGAAACAATGTCTGGAAAATTAAAAATTGAACGTTCAGCTATTTCTATGGAAATGAGCGCTGCTTTGAATAAAAAAGCTTAA
- a CDS encoding YdeI/OmpD-associated family protein, giving the protein MEPNSDKKHVWDKINKWEEELLFLKSIIDKTELVETIKWGGPIYVYNKRNVIGIGGFKDHFAIWFLNGVFLKDEKKKLINAQEDKTKSMRQWRFTSKEEINEKEVLEYILEAIENEKQGKIIKPSKKEAIVSELLQKEMDKNPALAEAFQKFSPYKQYEFLEYVETAKQEKTKLSRIEKIIPMILNNVGLNDKYR; this is encoded by the coding sequence TTGGAGCCGAATTCTGATAAAAAACACGTTTGGGACAAAATCAATAAGTGGGAAGAAGAACTTCTTTTCCTGAAATCAATTATTGACAAAACGGAACTGGTTGAAACCATAAAATGGGGCGGTCCTATTTATGTTTACAACAAAAGAAATGTTATTGGAATTGGTGGTTTTAAAGATCATTTTGCCATTTGGTTTTTGAATGGCGTATTTTTAAAAGATGAAAAAAAGAAACTCATTAACGCTCAGGAAGACAAAACAAAATCTATGCGCCAATGGCGTTTTACTTCAAAAGAAGAAATAAACGAGAAAGAAGTTCTTGAATATATTCTAGAAGCAATAGAAAACGAAAAGCAGGGTAAAATCATTAAACCTTCAAAAAAAGAAGCCATAGTTTCTGAACTTCTCCAAAAAGAAATGGATAAAAATCCGGCTTTAGCAGAAGCTTTTCAAAAGTTTAGTCCTTATAAACAATACGAGTTTTTAGAATACGTAGAAACTGCAAAACAGGAAAAAACCAAACTATCCAGAATCGAGAAAATAATCCCGATGATTTTGAATAATGTTGGATTGAATGATAAATACAGGTAG
- the pepT gene encoding peptidase T: MQHIIDRFISYVTIDTESDPNSQTTPSTEKQWNLANKLVEELKTIGLQDVTIDDKAYIMATLPSNVEHEVPVIGFVSHFDTSPDFSGANVKPQIIENYDGKDIVLNAEKNIILSPNYFKDLLQYKGQTIITTDGTTLLGADDKAGITEIVSAMEYLIQHPEIKHGKIRIGFTPDEEIGRGAHHFDVEKFGAQWAYTMDGSQIGELEYENFNAAGAKITFKGKSVHPGYAKGKMINSMLIANDFINELPKGETPQETKGYEGFFHVHHLTGSIEETVLELIIRDHNKIKFEKRKDLIGKIAKKINKKFARQFGEDIVTAEVKDQYYNMKEKVLPVKHIVDIAEKAMRELNIKPIIKPIRGGTDGSQLSYMGLPCPNIFAGGHNFHGKYEYVPAESIQKATDVIVKIAELTATPGIFDTTEKPKGKR, from the coding sequence ATGCAGCATATTATAGATCGTTTTATCAGTTATGTAACAATTGATACTGAATCAGACCCAAATTCACAAACTACACCAAGCACAGAAAAACAATGGAATCTTGCCAATAAATTAGTCGAAGAACTAAAAACAATTGGTTTGCAAGATGTCACTATAGACGATAAAGCGTATATCATGGCTACTTTACCAAGTAATGTTGAACACGAAGTGCCTGTAATTGGTTTTGTTTCGCATTTTGATACTTCGCCGGATTTTAGCGGAGCTAATGTAAAACCTCAAATTATTGAAAACTACGATGGAAAAGATATTGTTTTAAACGCTGAAAAAAACATCATTTTATCCCCAAATTACTTCAAAGATTTATTGCAGTATAAAGGACAAACCATTATTACTACAGACGGAACAACTTTGCTTGGCGCTGATGATAAGGCCGGAATTACAGAGATTGTTTCTGCAATGGAATATTTAATTCAGCATCCTGAAATTAAACATGGAAAAATCAGGATTGGTTTTACTCCCGATGAAGAAATTGGTCGCGGCGCACATCATTTTGATGTGGAGAAATTTGGTGCTCAATGGGCTTATACGATGGACGGAAGCCAGATTGGTGAATTAGAATACGAAAATTTTAATGCCGCCGGAGCTAAAATTACCTTTAAAGGAAAAAGCGTTCATCCTGGTTATGCAAAAGGAAAAATGATCAATTCGATGTTGATTGCAAATGATTTCATCAACGAACTTCCGAAAGGTGAAACACCTCAGGAAACAAAAGGATATGAAGGATTTTTTCACGTTCATCATTTAACGGGAAGTATTGAAGAAACCGTTTTGGAACTGATTATTCGTGATCACAACAAAATCAAATTTGAAAAAAGAAAAGATTTAATTGGAAAAATTGCCAAAAAAATCAATAAAAAATTCGCCAGACAATTTGGTGAAGATATTGTAACCGCCGAAGTAAAAGATCAGTATTACAATATGAAGGAAAAAGTGCTTCCGGTAAAACATATTGTTGATATTGCCGAAAAAGCAATGCGAGAACTGAATATAAAACCGATCATTAAACCTATTCGTGGCGGAACTGACGGTTCGCAATTGTCATATATGGGATTACCGTGCCCGAATATTTTTGCGGGTGGACATAACTTTCATGGAAAATATGAATATGTTCCTGCCGAAAGCATTCAAAAAGCAACAGATGTTATTGTGAAGATTGCAGAATTAACAGCAACTCCGGGCATTTTTGATACAACTGAAAAACCTAAAGGAAAAAGATAA
- a CDS encoding formylglycine-generating enzyme family protein produces the protein MKNKRYWIFAILAISIISIAFGYTKLIPKEKNEKIAAKDCTETPHATGESVFKPTIENKNKPLGKAPKGMVWIPGGEFSMGSNVEDESLCSIKGITKDAAPIHRVYVDGFFMDQTEVTNEQFAAFVKATGYVTLAEKKPTHEEYPDAPLENLIAGSAVFTPTPASVNLNNYMQWWTYVAGADWRHPEGPMSSIIGKEKYPVVQVSYDDAAAYAKWAGKRLPTEAEWEFAARGGKSGQLYAWGNNLKPKGKFQANIYQGHFPIEKGDTGEDGYIGIAPTAKFEPNSYGLYDIGGNVWEWTNDWYTPDYYTILSESGQVTKNPKGAEKAYDPAEPGLLKKVQRGGSFLCTDQYCSRYMVGTRGKGDYQSPANHIGFRCVQ, from the coding sequence ATGAAAAATAAAAGGTATTGGATATTTGCCATATTAGCCATTTCGATAATTTCTATTGCATTTGGTTACACGAAGCTTATTCCGAAAGAAAAAAATGAAAAAATAGCAGCAAAAGATTGTACCGAAACTCCGCATGCAACTGGCGAATCTGTTTTTAAACCAACAATAGAAAATAAAAATAAGCCTTTGGGCAAAGCACCTAAAGGAATGGTTTGGATTCCGGGTGGAGAATTCTCTATGGGAAGCAATGTTGAAGACGAAAGTTTATGCAGCATAAAAGGCATCACAAAAGATGCAGCACCAATTCACAGAGTGTATGTTGATGGTTTTTTTATGGATCAAACCGAAGTAACAAACGAACAATTTGCAGCTTTTGTAAAAGCAACAGGTTATGTAACGCTGGCAGAAAAAAAACCAACTCACGAAGAATATCCTGATGCTCCATTAGAAAATTTAATAGCCGGATCTGCAGTTTTTACCCCTACGCCGGCAAGTGTAAATTTAAATAATTATATGCAATGGTGGACTTATGTTGCCGGTGCCGACTGGAGACATCCTGAAGGACCAATGAGTTCTATAATTGGCAAAGAGAAATATCCTGTTGTACAGGTTTCTTATGATGATGCCGCTGCCTATGCAAAATGGGCAGGCAAAAGATTACCAACTGAGGCTGAATGGGAATTTGCAGCCCGCGGAGGAAAATCAGGACAATTGTATGCATGGGGAAATAACTTAAAACCTAAAGGAAAATTTCAGGCTAATATCTATCAGGGACATTTTCCTATTGAAAAAGGCGATACAGGCGAAGATGGTTATATTGGTATTGCACCAACTGCCAAATTTGAACCTAATTCTTACGGTCTTTATGATATTGGCGGAAATGTCTGGGAATGGACAAACGATTGGTACACTCCTGATTATTATACTATTTTAAGTGAAAGCGGACAAGTAACCAAAAATCCAAAAGGCGCCGAAAAAGCTTATGATCCTGCAGAACCGGGATTGCTTAAAAAAGTACAACGCGGCGGATCATTTTTATGTACAGATCAATATTGCTCGCGTTATATGGTTGGCACCAGGGGAAAAGGCGATTATCAATCTCCGGCAAATCATATTGGTTTTAGATGTGTGCAATGA
- a CDS encoding OprO/OprP family phosphate-selective porin gives MYIINRIINHLKKYLPAILLLLSISGFSQQIKDTTKLIHFRYGEKGIELRTNDNKFLFQLQSRLQFRFSTPNDQDPLTYDDYSQDKQTTFKINRARLKVGGHAFEPWLNYYWEYELSQSNLLDFRIMVEKYKWISLKVGQWKVEFTRERFISSGEQQTVDRSLINRPFTVDRQMGVEIYGHLKGKGIADFNYWAAALTGTGRGNTSNDDNNLMYFGRAQWNFLGRFLDFEGSDLEFHKKPTPIIAFSAVTNRSPYTRFSQSGGGYLDGFEDGAPGQYRVNQWNIETAFMYRGFSWQSEWHTKEIIDKLDNNETTIMKGYYAQAGYFFHNVFAWWPKKLEMAGRYATYRPDNAIRDNLQNESTVAFNWFFSGHKNKLTTEFSYFDYQDKTLPLAQGWRFRIQWDISL, from the coding sequence ATGTACATCATCAATAGAATCATAAATCACTTAAAAAAATATCTGCCGGCGATTTTGTTGTTATTGAGTATTTCGGGATTTTCACAACAAATAAAAGATACGACCAAACTAATTCATTTTAGATATGGCGAAAAAGGAATTGAATTGCGAACGAATGATAATAAATTTCTTTTTCAATTGCAGAGCCGTTTACAATTTCGGTTTTCAACGCCAAATGATCAGGATCCGCTTACTTATGATGATTATAGTCAGGATAAACAAACGACTTTTAAAATCAATAGAGCAAGATTAAAGGTTGGCGGTCATGCTTTTGAACCTTGGCTGAATTATTATTGGGAATATGAATTGAGTCAGTCCAATTTGCTTGATTTTAGAATCATGGTCGAAAAATACAAATGGATTAGTTTAAAAGTGGGTCAATGGAAGGTAGAATTTACGCGGGAACGTTTTATCAGCAGCGGCGAACAACAAACCGTAGACAGATCTTTAATTAATCGTCCGTTTACAGTCGATCGGCAAATGGGTGTTGAAATATACGGGCATCTTAAAGGAAAAGGAATTGCTGATTTTAATTATTGGGCGGCAGCTTTAACAGGAACCGGGCGAGGAAATACTTCAAACGACGACAATAACTTAATGTATTTTGGCCGCGCGCAATGGAATTTTCTGGGAAGATTTCTTGATTTTGAAGGAAGTGATTTAGAATTTCATAAAAAACCAACGCCAATTATTGCTTTTTCGGCCGTTACAAACCGAAGCCCGTACACTCGGTTTTCGCAATCAGGCGGTGGTTATTTAGATGGTTTTGAAGATGGCGCGCCAGGGCAATATCGCGTAAATCAATGGAATATTGAAACTGCTTTTATGTATCGCGGGTTTTCATGGCAAAGTGAATGGCATACCAAAGAAATCATTGATAAACTGGATAATAATGAAACCACTATTATGAAAGGATATTATGCTCAGGCCGGTTATTTTTTTCATAATGTATTTGCCTGGTGGCCAAAAAAACTGGAAATGGCAGGAAGATACGCCACTTACCGTCCGGATAATGCTATTAGGGATAATTTGCAAAATGAATCTACAGTTGCGTTTAACTGGTTTTTTAGCGGTCATAAAAACAAACTAACAACAGAGTTCAGCTATTTTGATTATCAGGATAAAACGTTACCGCTGGCTCAGGGATGGCGTTTTAGAATACAATGGGATATTTCATTATAA